One window of Nostoc sp. C052 genomic DNA carries:
- a CDS encoding CsbD family protein: MSIEDRAKAAAKNVEGKAQEALGNITGDPEDKAKGKAKQAESEVRHGIEDVKDSVKKNID; encoded by the coding sequence ATGAGCATTGAAGATCGCGCAAAAGCTGCTGCTAAGAATGTTGAAGGTAAAGCCCAAGAAGCATTAGGAAATATCACTGGAGATCCAGAAGATAAAGCAAAGGGTAAAGCAAAGCAAGCTGAAAGCGAAGTACGTCATGGGATTGAAGACGTGAAAGATAGTGTCAAGAAAAATATTGACTAA
- a CDS encoding transposase, whose product MLNNKHLKQWSCIVSERMPNLSIPQAIGLATWSFGMVVTKSSSLTQVSEFIGAVNNEKPNTVRQRLKEWYQEEKAKKGDKRRTLDVSRCFASLLLWVISLLPQNIQQIALAMDATSIGDKFIVLSINILLAGCGIPVAWCIVNATEPGSWKPHWQKLITDLKDTIPPDQKVIVAADRGLYADWLYSLIVAAWHPFLRINHQGTYRLPHQNQWQPLADIVASPGLFWSGQIVCFKTNPLECTLLARWDFGYQDPWLILTDLEPMSADAIWYGLRPSTECVYRDLKSDGWQWHNTRLLDPQRAERLWLAIAVSTLWMVMLGGEAENQFPPSHIDQFPQRHVAKSKPIDLKSPRRLSCFFLGFITLIADLLKGLSIHLHRWSSFPPTPVDSFYYSNSS is encoded by the coding sequence ATGCTGAACAACAAACATCTCAAACAGTGGTCATGCATAGTTTCCGAGCGGATGCCTAACTTGTCAATACCACAGGCCATAGGTTTGGCAACATGGAGCTTTGGTATGGTAGTGACAAAATCAAGTAGTCTAACCCAGGTATCTGAGTTCATTGGAGCAGTGAATAATGAAAAACCAAACACAGTCAGGCAAAGACTAAAAGAATGGTATCAGGAGGAAAAAGCCAAAAAAGGGGATAAACGGAGAACACTGGATGTGAGCAGATGCTTTGCATCATTGTTGTTGTGGGTGATTAGTTTACTGCCACAAAATATTCAGCAAATAGCACTGGCAATGGATGCTACGAGTATTGGTGATAAATTTATAGTGCTATCCATTAATATTTTACTGGCAGGATGTGGAATTCCAGTAGCATGGTGTATTGTCAATGCCACTGAACCAGGAAGTTGGAAACCACATTGGCAAAAATTAATCACAGACCTCAAAGATACGATTCCACCAGACCAGAAGGTAATTGTCGCTGCTGACCGGGGATTGTATGCCGATTGGCTCTATTCTCTGATAGTTGCTGCTTGGCATCCTTTTTTACGTATTAACCACCAAGGAACTTATCGTTTACCACATCAGAATCAATGGCAACCATTGGCTGATATTGTTGCCAGTCCAGGATTATTCTGGTCGGGTCAAATAGTCTGCTTCAAAACTAACCCCCTGGAATGCACGTTGTTAGCTCGTTGGGATTTTGGTTATCAAGACCCTTGGTTGATTTTGACTGACCTAGAACCTATGTCTGCTGACGCTATTTGGTATGGTTTACGCCCCTCCACTGAATGTGTTTATCGTGATCTTAAATCTGATGGTTGGCAGTGGCACAATACTCGTCTGCTTGACCCACAACGTGCTGAACGCTTGTGGTTAGCCATCGCTGTCTCTACTCTCTGGATGGTCATGCTTGGTGGAGAAGCGGAAAACCAATTTCCTCCCTCCCACATTGATCAGTTTCCCCAGCGACACGTTGCTAAATCCAAACCCATCGATCTCAAATCACCACGTCGGCTTTCTTGTTTTTTTCTGGGTTTTATCACCCTCATTGCTGATTTACTCAAGGGTTTGTCCATTCATCTTCATCGTTGGAGTTCTTTTCCTCCTACTCCTGTCGATAGCTTTTATTACTCCAACTCCTCCTAG
- the ftsH gene encoding ATP-dependent zinc metalloprotease FtsH yields the protein MTNLGKKALVKRQSSKRVAWVGAIAASLIMLPGIFASTPVMAQKTETTSLSYGDLIKKAKAGEIQKVELDETEQLARVYLKGQKDDAPAQQVRLLAQNTELINILKEKNVDFGEVSSANSRAAVGLLINLMWILPLVALMLLFLRRSTNASSQAMNFGKSKARFQMEAKTGVKFEDVAGVEEAKEELEEVVTFLKQPERFTAVGARIPKGVLLIGPPGTGKTLLAKAIAGEAGVPFFSISGSEFVEMFVGVGASRVRDLFKKAKENAPCLIFIDEIDAVGRQRGAGIGGGNDEREQTLNQLLTEMDGFEGNTGIIIIAATNRPDVLDTALLRPGRFDRQVMVDPPDLKGRLEILKVHARNKKIDPSVSLEAIARRTPGFTGADLANLLNEAAILTARRRKEAVTILEIDAAVDRVVAGMEGTALVDSKSKRLIAYHEVGHALVGTLLKDHDPVQKVTLIPRGQALGLTWFTPNEEQGLISRSQLKSRITATLGGRAAEEIVFGKPEVTTGASNDLQHVTGMARQMVTRFGMSELGPLSLENQSAEVFLGRDWMNKSDYSEEIAAKIDSQVREIVSNSYIKAKELLQENRIVLERLVDLLAEQETIEGDLFRKIVADHVQVADEQLAVPH from the coding sequence ATGACAAATTTGGGAAAAAAAGCATTGGTAAAAAGGCAGTCATCAAAGCGGGTTGCTTGGGTTGGTGCAATCGCTGCTAGTTTGATTATGTTGCCAGGAATTTTCGCTAGTACTCCTGTCATGGCACAAAAAACAGAAACCACCTCTCTAAGCTATGGCGACTTGATCAAAAAAGCGAAGGCGGGAGAAATCCAAAAAGTAGAGCTTGACGAAACCGAACAGCTAGCAAGGGTGTATCTCAAAGGGCAAAAGGATGATGCACCAGCGCAACAGGTGAGACTTTTGGCGCAAAATACAGAGTTAATTAACATTCTCAAAGAGAAGAACGTTGATTTTGGTGAGGTTTCCTCTGCTAATAGTCGAGCTGCTGTTGGACTGTTGATTAATTTGATGTGGATTTTGCCACTGGTGGCTTTAATGCTATTGTTCCTGCGACGCTCTACGAATGCTTCTAGCCAAGCGATGAATTTCGGCAAATCCAAAGCCCGCTTCCAAATGGAGGCAAAAACTGGAGTGAAATTTGAAGATGTTGCTGGGGTTGAAGAAGCTAAAGAGGAACTCGAAGAAGTTGTTACTTTCCTGAAACAGCCAGAAAGATTTACCGCTGTAGGCGCACGGATTCCCAAAGGAGTGCTGTTAATTGGTCCTCCCGGTACTGGCAAAACTTTACTAGCAAAAGCGATCGCTGGGGAAGCGGGTGTCCCATTCTTCAGTATTTCCGGTTCGGAATTTGTAGAAATGTTCGTTGGTGTGGGTGCGTCTCGTGTGCGCGACCTCTTCAAGAAAGCTAAAGAGAATGCCCCTTGCCTAATATTTATCGATGAAATTGACGCAGTAGGTAGACAACGGGGCGCTGGTATTGGTGGTGGTAACGATGAGCGCGAACAAACCCTCAATCAACTGCTCACCGAAATGGATGGTTTTGAAGGGAACACAGGCATCATTATTATTGCTGCCACAAACCGCCCAGATGTTTTAGATACAGCGTTACTCAGACCAGGACGCTTTGACAGACAAGTGATGGTCGATCCACCCGACCTGAAAGGGCGACTAGAAATTTTGAAAGTCCACGCTCGGAACAAGAAAATCGATCCTAGCGTATCATTAGAAGCGATCGCTCGCCGCACTCCTGGTTTTACTGGCGCAGACTTAGCCAACTTACTTAACGAAGCCGCCATTCTCACCGCGAGAAGACGCAAAGAAGCTGTCACCATTTTAGAAATTGATGCGGCTGTAGACCGAGTTGTTGCAGGTATGGAAGGTACTGCCTTAGTAGACAGCAAGAGCAAGCGCTTGATTGCCTATCATGAAGTTGGACACGCTTTAGTGGGCACATTGCTTAAAGACCACGATCCTGTGCAGAAAGTGACATTAATCCCACGGGGACAAGCACTGGGATTAACTTGGTTTACTCCCAACGAAGAACAGGGGTTAATTTCCCGTTCTCAACTTAAATCCAGGATTACTGCTACTTTGGGTGGTCGCGCCGCCGAGGAAATCGTTTTTGGGAAGCCAGAAGTGACCACGGGTGCTAGCAATGACTTGCAACATGTGACAGGGATGGCGCGGCAGATGGTGACACGCTTCGGGATGTCAGAATTAGGCCCATTGTCATTAGAAAATCAGAGTGCAGAGGTATTTTTAGGACGCGACTGGATGAATAAATCAGACTATTCTGAAGAAATTGCCGCCAAAATCGATTCACAAGTACGCGAAATTGTCAGCAATTCTTACATCAAGGCCAAAGAACTGTTGCAAGAAAACCGCATAGTTTTGGAGCGTTTAGTAGATTTGCTAGCTGAACAAGAAACAATTGAAGGCGATTTATTCCGTAAAATTGTAGCCGATCATGTTCAGGTAGCCGATGAACAATTGGCTGTACCTCATTAG
- the prmA gene encoding 50S ribosomal protein L11 methyltransferase encodes MANTWWELQILCEPDLEDSIFWRLEDFGCRGTASENKGNSSLVRAYLPTIQTELLDLAALSLWLRQDALCVGVSSPSLQWQLIDEEDWATSWKQYWHPQEIGDRFLINPAWLPLPETTERLVIRLDPGVAFGTGNHATTQLCLESLEMRLSGVPQSFVGSSGKHEHLVIADIGCGSGILSIGALLLGAEKVYAVDNDPLAVQSTFSNGALNDISPERLLPALGSVDVLTKLIASPVDGIVCNILAHVIIELIPEMSAIAKPETWAIFSGILLEQSKAVADALEQNGWVVATLWKRKEWCCLNVRRS; translated from the coding sequence ATGGCAAACACCTGGTGGGAACTACAGATTTTATGTGAGCCAGACCTAGAAGATTCGATCTTTTGGCGACTGGAAGATTTTGGCTGTCGTGGTACAGCTAGCGAAAATAAAGGAAACTCATCTTTAGTTAGGGCTTATCTGCCGACAATTCAAACAGAGCTACTAGATTTGGCAGCACTATCGCTGTGGCTGCGTCAAGATGCCCTCTGTGTAGGAGTTTCATCTCCCTCACTACAATGGCAGTTGATTGATGAGGAAGATTGGGCGACTAGCTGGAAACAATATTGGCATCCGCAAGAAATAGGCGATCGCTTCTTGATTAACCCCGCGTGGCTACCACTACCAGAAACAACCGAACGGTTAGTAATTCGTCTCGATCCTGGTGTAGCATTTGGTACAGGTAACCATGCTACAACTCAGTTATGTTTGGAATCTCTGGAAATGCGGCTGAGTGGCGTTCCTCAGTCTTTTGTGGGTAGTAGTGGCAAACATGAACATCTAGTAATTGCGGATATTGGCTGTGGTTCTGGTATCCTTTCTATTGGAGCGCTGCTATTGGGTGCAGAGAAAGTCTATGCAGTAGATAATGACCCTTTGGCGGTGCAATCAACCTTTAGTAATGGTGCCCTGAATGACATTAGCCCAGAACGTTTACTACCAGCATTGGGAAGTGTAGACGTTTTGACAAAATTAATTGCAAGTCCGGTGGATGGTATCGTCTGCAATATTTTGGCTCATGTAATTATTGAATTGATACCAGAAATGAGTGCGATCGCTAAACCTGAAACTTGGGCGATCTTCAGTGGTATTTTGCTGGAACAATCTAAAGCTGTTGCTGATGCCTTAGAACAAAATGGTTGGGTTGTCGCTACCCTCTGGAAACGAAAAGAATGGTGTTGCTTGAATGTACGGCGTTCTTAA
- the serA gene encoding phosphoglycerate dehydrogenase: MSKVLVSDSIDQAGIDILSQVATVDVKLGLKPAELIEIIGEYDALMIRSSTRVTQEIIDAGTQLKIIGRAGVGVDNVDVPAATRRGIVVVNSPEGNTIAAAEHALAMILALSRHIPDANASVKRGAWDRNSFVGAEVYKKTLGVVGLGKIGSHVAAVAKTMGMKLLAYDPFISTDRAEQIGCQLVELDLLFQQADYITLHIPKTPETTHLINATTLAKMKPTARIINCARGGIIDEVALAAALKAGKIGGAALDVFESEPLGESELRSLGKEVILTPHLGASTAEAQVNVAIDVAEQIRDVLLGLPARSAVNIPGLGPDVLEELKPYMQLAETLGNLVGQLAGGRVEVLNIRLQGELATNKSQPLIVAALKGLLYQALRERVNYVNASIEAKERGIRVIETRDASIRDYAGTLHLEATGTLGTHSVTGALLGEREIHLTDVDGFPINVPPSKYMLFTLHRDMPGIIGKLGSLLGSFNVNIASMQVGRKIVRGDAVMALSIDDPLPEGILDEIIKVPGIRDAYTVTL; encoded by the coding sequence ATGTCTAAGGTTCTTGTCTCCGATTCTATTGACCAAGCTGGAATTGATATTCTTTCGCAAGTTGCGACTGTTGATGTCAAACTAGGTCTAAAACCAGCGGAACTGATCGAAATTATTGGTGAGTATGACGCGCTGATGATTCGCTCTAGTACACGCGTCACTCAAGAAATCATTGATGCCGGCACTCAGCTAAAAATCATCGGTCGTGCTGGCGTGGGGGTGGATAATGTAGATGTTCCCGCTGCCACACGCCGGGGAATTGTGGTAGTCAATTCTCCAGAGGGAAATACAATTGCCGCTGCCGAACACGCACTAGCAATGATTTTAGCTTTATCTCGCCACATCCCCGATGCTAATGCTTCGGTGAAACGCGGTGCTTGGGATCGCAATAGCTTTGTCGGCGCGGAAGTCTACAAAAAAACTCTCGGCGTTGTCGGTTTGGGCAAAATTGGCTCCCATGTTGCGGCTGTAGCTAAGACAATGGGGATGAAACTCCTAGCTTACGACCCTTTTATTTCTACAGACCGAGCAGAACAAATTGGCTGTCAGTTGGTGGAGTTGGATTTACTCTTCCAGCAAGCAGACTATATCACCCTCCACATCCCCAAAACCCCAGAAACCACCCACTTAATCAATGCCACAACCTTGGCAAAGATGAAACCCACAGCCCGGATTATCAACTGCGCTCGTGGTGGGATCATTGATGAAGTAGCTTTAGCAGCAGCTCTGAAAGCTGGTAAAATCGGTGGTGCAGCCTTGGATGTGTTCGAGTCAGAACCGCTTGGTGAATCTGAGTTGCGATCGCTAGGCAAAGAAGTTATCCTCACCCCCCACTTGGGAGCCTCTACCGCAGAAGCTCAAGTGAATGTGGCCATTGATGTTGCCGAACAAATTCGCGATGTACTTTTAGGACTACCAGCGCGTTCAGCCGTCAACATCCCCGGACTCGGCCCCGACGTTTTGGAAGAACTCAAACCCTACATGCAGCTAGCAGAAACCCTCGGTAATCTGGTAGGACAGCTAGCTGGCGGACGGGTGGAAGTACTTAATATTCGACTGCAAGGCGAACTCGCAACCAACAAAAGTCAGCCTTTAATCGTCGCTGCCCTGAAAGGACTACTTTACCAAGCTTTGCGGGAACGAGTAAATTACGTAAATGCCAGCATAGAAGCCAAAGAACGCGGAATTCGGGTAATTGAAACCCGCGATGCTTCCATTCGAGACTATGCCGGCACACTACATTTAGAAGCTACGGGTACTTTAGGTACTCATTCGGTAACAGGCGCTTTGTTGGGTGAGCGAGAAATCCACCTCACCGACGTTGACGGTTTCCCGATTAACGTCCCACCCAGCAAATATATGTTGTTTACTCTGCACCGCGATATGCCAGGGATTATCGGCAAACTTGGTTCCCTACTCGGCAGTTTTAATGTGAATATTGCCAGTATGCAGGTAGGTCGTAAAATCGTCCGTGGCGATGCGGTAATGGCTCTGAGCATAGATGACCCTTTACCAGAGGGTATTTTGGATGAAATTATCAAAGTCCCTGGTATTCGGGACGCGTATACGGTAACTCTCTAA
- a CDS encoding Uma2 family endonuclease yields the protein MLEYNLPRYLPSAEELPDSDETPVDNELQELIPGLLKAILLILWAERMDWLFAIDMGIYYHPDKPPIVPDGFLSLGVERFYDEELRPSYVLWDENVVPIFVLEVVSQNYRKEYTTKLAEYEALGVLYYVIYSSRRRRKPHLEVHKLVNGKYELQEGNPVWLPEIGLGIGCERGNYCGVTREWMYWYDEQGQRYLTPAEQVKQAAQLAQQEIQRAQQAEQLAQQAEQLAQQETQRAQQAEQRVQQLTEQLRALGIDPDNLG from the coding sequence ATGTTAGAGTACAACTTGCCAAGGTACTTGCCCTCAGCCGAGGAACTACCGGACTCTGATGAAACACCTGTGGATAACGAACTGCAAGAATTGATACCGGGCTTGCTTAAAGCTATCCTGCTGATACTTTGGGCAGAACGTATGGACTGGTTGTTTGCCATAGATATGGGTATTTATTATCACCCAGATAAACCGCCAATTGTCCCAGATGGGTTTTTGAGCTTAGGGGTAGAGCGTTTTTATGATGAGGAACTACGTCCTAGTTATGTGCTGTGGGATGAAAATGTTGTACCGATTTTCGTCCTAGAAGTAGTATCCCAAAATTATCGTAAGGAATACACTACTAAATTGGCTGAATATGAGGCTTTAGGTGTACTTTATTACGTAATTTATTCCTCTCGTCGCCGCCGTAAACCACATCTAGAAGTACATAAGTTAGTTAATGGTAAGTATGAATTGCAAGAGGGAAACCCAGTTTGGCTACCAGAAATTGGCTTAGGAATTGGTTGCGAAAGGGGAAATTATTGTGGTGTAACACGAGAATGGATGTATTGGTATGATGAGCAAGGACAACGATATCTCACGCCCGCAGAACAAGTAAAACAAGCAGCACAACTTGCTCAACAAGAGATACAACGCGCTCAACAAGCAGAACAACTTGCTCAACAAGCAGAACAACTTGCTCAACAAGAGACACAACGCGCTCAACAAGCAGAACAACGGGTGCAACAATTGACTGAACAATTAAGAGCGCTGGGAATAGATCCAGACAATCTGGGTTAA
- a CDS encoding HIT family protein: MKQQKNQFSHLTAIERSYLSFPAQFLLNQNLLQGKILDFGCGFGNDVKILRQKGYDITGYDPYYFPEYPDNKFDTIICVYVLNVLFTEEQTNVLMEVSHLLKPGGKAYYAVRRDLKKEGFREHYVHKKPTYQCIVKLPFPSVCLDERRELYEYIHYNHQRNSSNYCIFCNPHKTLKLLTESATAYAIFDGYPISKGHVLIIPKRHVSNYLELPLKEQSACWLMVNKVQEILQTEFEPDGLNIGMNINRAAGQNIMHASIHIIPRYKGDTVSRKSGIRNVIPKKQ; encoded by the coding sequence ATGAAACAGCAAAAAAATCAATTCAGTCATTTGACTGCAATCGAAAGAAGTTATCTGTCATTTCCTGCACAGTTTTTATTAAATCAAAACCTGTTACAAGGCAAAATACTAGACTTTGGTTGTGGCTTTGGGAATGATGTTAAAATATTGCGCCAAAAAGGTTATGATATTACAGGTTACGACCCTTATTATTTTCCAGAATATCCTGATAATAAGTTCGATACAATAATTTGCGTTTATGTTTTAAATGTTTTATTTACTGAAGAACAAACTAATGTTCTCATGGAAGTATCACACCTATTAAAACCAGGAGGTAAAGCTTATTATGCTGTAAGGCGGGATCTCAAAAAAGAAGGTTTTCGAGAACATTATGTTCACAAAAAACCTACCTATCAGTGTATTGTCAAACTTCCCTTCCCATCGGTTTGTTTAGATGAACGTCGGGAATTATATGAATATATCCATTATAATCATCAGCGAAATTCATCCAATTATTGTATATTCTGTAATCCCCATAAAACTCTCAAACTATTAACTGAATCAGCAACCGCCTATGCTATTTTTGATGGCTATCCCATCAGTAAAGGTCATGTTCTGATTATTCCCAAACGTCATGTTAGCAATTATCTTGAACTGCCATTAAAGGAGCAATCTGCTTGCTGGCTTATGGTGAACAAAGTGCAAGAAATTCTCCAAACAGAATTTGAACCTGATGGTTTGAATATAGGAATGAACATCAATCGAGCCGCAGGTCAAAATATTATGCACGCTAGTATTCATATCATCCCTCGTTATAAAGGTGATACTGTTTCTAGGAAAAGTGGAATCAGGAACGTTATTCCTAAAAAGCAATAG
- a CDS encoding CopG family transcriptional regulator, whose protein sequence is MTDAQKMVRLNLDLSPELNQILDELANKIGTSKSDVMRQAITLMQIMVIAKEETKKLGVPEANQLIVNEIILSSEQQSKPHTLDTFIERLGPWEDTRTAEEIIDAIYSSRTVSDA, encoded by the coding sequence ATGACTGACGCTCAAAAGATGGTTCGCTTAAACTTAGATTTGTCGCCTGAACTAAATCAGATACTAGACGAACTAGCAAATAAAATAGGCACAAGTAAAAGTGATGTTATGCGTCAGGCTATAACCTTGATGCAAATTATGGTTATAGCTAAAGAGGAAACCAAAAAATTAGGAGTTCCAGAAGCAAATCAATTGATAGTGAATGAAATCATCCTCTCATCTGAACAGCAGTCAAAACCGCATACATTAGACACATTCATCGAAAGGCTTGGCCCTTGGGAAGATACACGCACCGCAGAAGAAATTATTGATGCAATATATTCAAGTCGGACTGTAAGCGATGCCTAA
- a CDS encoding ABC-three component system protein, protein MIHAVRCNHASFKTVEFRPGFNVVLADRTEDSGRRDSRNGLGKSTLIEIIHFCLGGTIPTAKGLGSRNIRGWAFSLELTLANKIITVTRNTEDRTQVVIDGDTANWPIQPKQQEDQKVLSLEDWKTVLGELTFGLTSENEAKKYKPTFRGLISYFIRRGRDAFSTPFEHHPKQPGWDKQVNNAFLLGLAWEEARDLQLLKDKQKLIAEIKKLKKDTEPGVVIGIFGSLGELEALKVQVEAQLRERKETLNNFRVASQYHELEATANRLTSQIHEATNKKIIENKLLEFYQSSLDSEDEPRPDQVVRIYENAGVELPGLVIRRLEEVELFHRRLIENRREFLGNEIQRIRRQIASRESFIREKTNERAELLEVLKTHGALEEYTMLQENYLDDVANLNEINKRIEELKQFEEQKSTLKIEKEQLLQRARRDYGERNEQAERAINLFSINSRFLYDVPGTLVIDVGSNGFSFRVEIRRDGSEGIDKMKIFCYDLMLAQLWSERDPSPRILIHDSTIFDGVDERQVSLALQLADRESRRLGFQYICTLNSDMVPRSEFPLDFNFDSFVRLRLTDENEEGGLLGISF, encoded by the coding sequence ATGATTCATGCTGTTCGTTGTAATCATGCATCATTCAAAACGGTAGAGTTTAGACCTGGCTTTAACGTAGTTTTAGCAGATCGCACAGAAGACTCTGGCAGAAGAGATTCCCGTAATGGATTGGGTAAATCTACTCTCATTGAAATTATTCACTTTTGTCTTGGAGGTACAATTCCAACAGCCAAAGGACTTGGTTCTAGAAATATTCGTGGTTGGGCTTTTAGTTTAGAGCTTACACTTGCAAATAAAATTATCACTGTTACAAGAAATACTGAAGATAGGACTCAGGTAGTAATTGATGGAGATACTGCTAACTGGCCTATTCAACCAAAACAACAAGAAGATCAAAAAGTTCTCAGTTTGGAAGACTGGAAGACTGTTTTGGGAGAGCTAACATTTGGATTAACTAGTGAGAATGAAGCTAAAAAATATAAACCTACTTTTAGAGGACTAATTTCTTACTTTATCCGTCGGGGAAGAGATGCATTTTCTACACCATTCGAGCATCATCCAAAGCAACCTGGATGGGATAAGCAAGTTAATAATGCTTTTTTATTAGGTCTTGCTTGGGAAGAGGCAAGAGATTTGCAACTTTTAAAGGATAAACAGAAATTAATAGCAGAGATTAAAAAACTTAAAAAAGATACAGAACCTGGAGTTGTAATTGGCATTTTTGGTTCTCTAGGTGAACTTGAAGCTTTAAAAGTTCAGGTAGAAGCACAATTACGTGAAAGAAAAGAAACACTTAACAATTTTAGGGTAGCGTCCCAATACCATGAATTAGAGGCAACTGCCAACCGTTTAACCTCACAAATTCACGAAGCAACAAATAAAAAGATTATTGAAAATAAATTACTGGAGTTTTATCAATCTAGTCTTGATTCGGAGGATGAACCCAGACCAGATCAGGTTGTTCGTATATATGAGAATGCAGGTGTTGAGTTACCAGGTTTAGTAATTAGAAGACTAGAAGAAGTAGAACTATTTCATCGCCGACTAATAGAGAATCGTAGGGAGTTTTTAGGAAATGAAATTCAACGTATTAGAAGGCAAATAGCCTCTAGAGAAAGTTTTATTAGAGAGAAAACTAATGAGCGTGCCGAACTTTTGGAAGTGCTAAAGACGCATGGAGCTTTAGAAGAATACACAATGCTACAAGAAAATTATCTTGATGATGTAGCTAATCTTAATGAAATTAATAAACGCATCGAAGAACTAAAACAATTTGAAGAACAAAAAAGTACCTTAAAAATTGAAAAAGAACAGTTACTACAACGCGCACGTCGTGACTATGGAGAACGGAATGAGCAAGCAGAACGTGCTATTAATTTATTCAGCATTAACTCTCGATTTCTTTACGACGTTCCAGGAACACTTGTTATTGATGTAGGAAGCAATGGCTTTAGTTTCCGAGTAGAAATTAGACGTGATGGTAGTGAAGGGATCGATAAGATGAAAATATTCTGTTATGACTTAATGTTGGCGCAACTTTGGTCAGAGCGTGACCCTTCACCGCGTATATTAATTCATGACAGCACAATTTTTGATGGTGTAGATGAGAGACAGGTATCCCTTGCTCTACAATTAGCTGATAGAGAGTCAAGAAGGCTTGGCTTTCAGTATATCTGTACATTGAATTCAGATATGGTTCCACGTTCAGAGTTCCCACTTGATTTTAATTTTGATTCTTTTGTGAGACTAAGACTTACAGATGAGAATGAGGAGGGAGGACTACTAGGCATTAGTTTTTAG
- a CDS encoding ABC-three component system middle component 6, with translation MPEVATFERFVLTLDLLYAIGAIEMNAGLLHRCHR, from the coding sequence ATGCCAGAAGTTGCCACATTTGAACGTTTTGTTTTAACTCTTGATCTCCTATACGCTATAGGAGCAATTGAGATGAATGCAGGATTACTTCATAGGTGTCACCGATGA
- a CDS encoding ABC-three component system middle component 6 produces MILPTKHISTSHSLLGVGATILEQLYQPRTVSSLWSSCCYHARSCHI; encoded by the coding sequence ATGATTCTTCCTACAAAACATATCTCTACCAGTCACTCTCTATTGGGGGTAGGTGCTACAATACTAGAACAATTGTACCAACCAAGAACAGTTTCATCACTTTGGAGTAGCTGTTGCTACCATGCCAGAAGTTGCCACATTTGA